A genomic window from Wolbachia pipientis includes:
- a CDS encoding IS3 family transposase: protein MFCQSKRVKYLFIKEHSNCYKVQELCRISGVSASGYYKWLAKKISNRELAKKDLLADIQKIHQVSKCRYGAPKIHAELKALDKNYNIKTVQNVMKENGIKAILKRKFKTKKRQTDNRVIVPNILDQNFITDQPNKVWVTDITYIRTKKGWLYLAVVIDLYSRMVVGWSMSSSINKQLVIDSLLMAIYKRNHPKNLLLHSDQGSQYTSKNYQNLLAIKNIVPSMSHKGYCYDNSVVESFFSSLKRELLINTAKYSKQSIKTAIFEYIEIFYNKQRRHSTINYCIPELFDSSFSL, encoded by the coding sequence ATATTTTGCCAGTCAAAAAGAGTAAAATATCTTTTTATAAAAGAGCATAGCAATTGCTATAAAGTACAAGAATTATGTAGAATTTCTGGTGTATCTGCTAGTGGTTATTACAAATGGCTTGCTAAAAAAATAAGCAATAGGGAATTGGCAAAAAAAGATCTATTAGCAGATATTCAAAAAATACATCAAGTTTCTAAATGCAGATATGGTGCCCCTAAAATTCATGCTGAATTGAAAGCTTTAGATAAAAATTACAACATCAAAACAGTGCAAAATGTTATGAAAGAAAATGGCATTAAGGCTATACTTAAAAGAAAATTTAAAACCAAGAAACGGCAAACTGACAATAGAGTCATAGTTCCCAATATATTAGATCAAAATTTTATTACCGATCAACCAAATAAAGTGTGGGTGACTGATATTACTTATATAAGAACCAAGAAAGGATGGCTATATTTGGCAGTAGTAATCGATCTATATTCACGTATGGTAGTTGGCTGGTCGATGAGTAGCTCAATAAATAAACAGTTGGTTATTGACTCTTTGTTAATGGCCATTTACAAGCGTAACCATCCCAAGAATCTACTATTACATAGCGATCAAGGTTCACAATATACTTCAAAAAATTACCAAAATCTACTAGCTATAAAGAACATAGTTCCTAGCATGAGTCACAAAGGCTATTGTTACGACAATTCCGTTGTAGAAAGTTTCTTTAGTTCTCTGAAAAGAGAGTTATTAATAAATACTGCTAAGTACTCCAAACAGTCTATTAAAACTGCTATATTTGAATATATAGAAATTTTTTATAACAAACAACGCAGACATTCTACTATTAACTATTGCATCCCTGAGCTTTTTGATTCATCATTCTCTTTGTAA
- a CDS encoding transposase, translating to MTNGREYTAEFKEEAVKLFRERGETISQIARDLGINPGILGKWIKKYNEKKSAVNAFPGRGNVAPYDKERFDLKRELARVTRERDI from the coding sequence ATGACAAATGGAAGAGAGTATACAGCAGAGTTCAAAGAAGAAGCTGTAAAACTTTTCAGAGAAAGGGGAGAAACAATTTCACAAATAGCAAGGGATCTAGGTATAAATCCCGGTATATTAGGTAAGTGGATAAAGAAGTATAACGAGAAAAAGTCAGCAGTAAATGCATTTCCGGGCAGGGGTAACGTAGCGCCTTATGATAAAGAGAGATTTGACTTAAAGAGAGAGTTAGCAAGAGTAACAAGGGAAAGAGACATTTAA